The DNA sequence ACGTCGACCTCCATGGACTCCCTGCTGCCCGAGGACACCACGGCCTTGCCTTCGTTGTGCACCTGGAGCATCAGCTTGGTGGCCTGCGGTTCGCTGTAGCCGAACAGTTTCTGGAAGATGTAGGTCACGTAGTTCATCAGGTTGACCGGATCGTCCCAGACGATGGTCACCCAGGGGCGGTCCGCGGCGTCAACGGGATCGGTGTCCTGCTGCCCGCTGGTGCCCGGCCGGGTCGGTGCCGCTGACGCGCCCATGGCACCAAGGATAGCGAGCTACCTCAATAACGACCCAATGCCGTGGCAGCCGATACCGTTGCCGTGTGACCGCCGCGCTGTTGACGGACAAATACGAGCTGACGATGCTGTCCGCTGCCCTGCTGGACGGGACGGCCGGCCGCCGGACCACCTTCGAGGTGTTTGCCCGCCGACTGCCCGAGGGCCGCCGCTACGGCGTGGTGGCCGGGACCGGCCGGTTCCTGGAAGCCTTGGGCGAGTTCGTCTTCGACCGGGTCGCGCTGGAGTCGTTGTCGTCGTTCCTGGATCCGGTGACCCTGGACTTTTTGCGCGACTTCCGGTTCCGCGGCGATATCGACGGTTACGCCGAGGGCGAGCTGTACTTCCCCGGCTCCCCGATCCTGTCGGTCAGCGGCACCTTCGCCGAGTGCGTCCTGCTCGAGACGCTGGCGCTGTCAATCTTCAACCACGACACCGCGATCGCCTCGGCGGCGGCGCGGATGGTCAGCGCCGCGCAGGGCCGTCCGCTGATCGAGATGGGCTCGCGACGCACCCACGAGCAGGCCGCGGTGGCCTCGGCACGGGCGGCCTACGTCGCCGGCTTCGCGGGCACCTCGAACCTGGAGGCGCACCGCCGCTTCGGCGTGCCCGCG is a window from the Mycolicibacterium anyangense genome containing:
- the clpS gene encoding ATP-dependent Clp protease adapter ClpS, with product MGASAAPTRPGTSGQQDTDPVDAADRPWVTIVWDDPVNLMNYVTYIFQKLFGYSEPQATKLMLQVHNEGKAVVSSGSRESMEVDVTKLHAAGLWATMQQDR